From one Clostridia bacterium genomic stretch:
- a CDS encoding ribose-phosphate pyrophosphokinase, giving the protein MDAAATQSAVQPLTGAPDSAAERAEAGDAMGTVTATAADKKPDPKGERKPVRARQDDKFKIFCGTANPALAKEICDFLGLPVGQSHLTKFSDGEIYVQILENVRGSDVFIVQPTCDPVAHNLMQLLLMIDALKRASARRITVVIPYFGYARQDRKDKPRVPISSKLVADLLTTAGADRALVVDLHAPQIQGFFNIPVDHLFASPVLVDYFRKLSLPNLTVVSPDAGGVERARFFAKKMDSALAIVDKRRTEMNVAEVMHVIGDVKDRTCLIIDDIIDTAGTLVKTVNALLENGAREVYACASHPVLSGPALERISGSALTQVVVTNTIPLSEAGRNEPKIKVLSIAGLVARAIQSIHEETSVSKLFA; this is encoded by the coding sequence ATGGACGCGGCAGCCACACAGAGCGCAGTTCAACCATTGACCGGAGCACCGGATTCCGCCGCCGAGCGCGCGGAAGCGGGGGACGCCATGGGTACTGTGACAGCCACAGCAGCCGATAAAAAGCCGGATCCGAAGGGCGAGCGTAAGCCCGTTCGCGCACGTCAGGACGACAAATTCAAGATCTTTTGCGGCACGGCAAACCCCGCGCTTGCGAAAGAGATTTGCGACTTTCTGGGTTTGCCGGTAGGTCAGTCGCATCTCACAAAGTTTTCCGACGGCGAAATTTACGTGCAAATACTGGAGAACGTTCGCGGCTCCGATGTTTTCATCGTGCAGCCCACGTGCGATCCAGTCGCGCACAACTTGATGCAGTTGCTGCTGATGATCGACGCGCTCAAGCGCGCCTCAGCCCGGCGCATCACCGTCGTGATCCCGTACTTCGGCTATGCGCGGCAGGATCGCAAGGACAAGCCGCGCGTTCCCATTTCTTCGAAACTGGTAGCGGACCTGCTGACCACCGCGGGCGCCGACCGCGCGCTGGTTGTTGACCTTCATGCTCCGCAGATTCAGGGATTCTTCAACATCCCGGTCGATCACCTGTTTGCTTCGCCGGTCCTGGTGGATTATTTCCGCAAGCTTTCGCTGCCGAATCTTACGGTTGTTTCGCCCGATGCGGGCGGCGTGGAGCGCGCGCGCTTCTTCGCCAAGAAGATGGATTCGGCTTTGGCGATTGTCGATAAGCGGCGCACGGAAATGAATGTTGCCGAGGTTATGCACGTCATCGGCGACGTGAAAGATCGTACGTGTCTGATCATCGATGACATCATCGATACGGCGGGCACACTGGTTAAGACCGTGAATGCGCTGTTGGAGAACGGTGCGCGCGAGGTTTATGCCTGCGCTTCGCACCCGGTATTGTCCGGCCCGGCGTTGGAGCGGATTTCAGGTTCGGCGCTTACTCAGGTAGTGGTAACAAACACCATCCCGCTGAGCGAAGCGGGACGCAATGAGCCGAAGATCAAGGTGCTGTCGATCGCCGGCCTGGTCGCGCGAGCGATCCAGTCGATTCACGAAGAGACCTCGGTGAGCAAGCTGTTTGCTTAG